In the Theobroma cacao cultivar B97-61/B2 chromosome 1, Criollo_cocoa_genome_V2, whole genome shotgun sequence genome, one interval contains:
- the LOC18614335 gene encoding axial regulator YABBY 1, whose amino-acid sequence MSSSSAAFSPDHLSPSDQLCYVHCNFCDTVLAVSVPCTSLFKTVTVRCGHCTNLLSVNMRGLLLPAANQLHLGHSFFTPQNLLEEIRSAPPNMLINQPNASDTVMPAIRGGVEEIPKPPVVNRPPEKRQRVPSAYNRFIKDEIQRIKAGNPDISHREAFSAAAKNWAHFPHIHFGLMPDQPVKKTNVRQQEGEDVLMKDGFFASTNVGVTPY is encoded by the exons ATGTCGTCCTCATCAGCTGCTTTTTCACCGGACCACCTATCTCCCTCCGACCAGCTCTGTTACGTCCATTGCAACTTTTGCGACACAGTTCTCGCT GTGAGTGTTCCGTGCACTAGCTTGTTCAAGACTGTCACGGTTCGATGCGGCCACTGCACCAATCTTTTGTCCGTCAACATGCGTGGCTTGCTTCTTCCTGCAGCCAATCAGCTTCACCTTGGCCATTCTTTCTTTACCCCTCAGAATCTGCTG GAGGAGATCCGAAGTGCACCGCCGAACATGCTGATCAATCAGCCAAACGCAAGTGACACGGTTATGCCTGCTATTCGAGGAGGAGTTGAGGAGATCCCTAAACCTCCGGTGGTCAACAGAC CTCCGGAGAAGAGACAGAGAGTCCCATCTGCCTACAACCGCTTCATCAA GGACGAAATCCAACGCATCAAAGCTGGGAATCCTGATATAAGTCACAGAGAGGCCTTTAGTGCCGCTGCCAAGAAT tGGGCCCACTTTCCACACATACATTTCGGACTTATGCCTGATCAACCCGTGAAGAAAACTAACGTACGCCAACAG GAAGGAGAGGACGTGCTCATGAAAGATGGGTTCTTTGCTTCTACCAATGTGGGTGTCACCCCCTACTGA
- the LOC18614334 gene encoding Golgi SNAP receptor complex member 1-2 isoform X1 yields MTDPILDLQESGWEELRREARKIEGDLDVKLSSYAKLGARFTQGGYLDTGSPTVGSSRSWKSMEMEIQSLLEKLLDTNDAMSRCAASAAPTTSVTQKLARHRDILHEFTQEFRRIKGNINSMREHAELLSSVRDDISEYKASGSMSPRMQLLRERAAIHGSIAHIDDVINQAQTTRAVLGSQRALFGDVQGKVKLLSDKFPVIRGLLGSIRRRRSRDTLILSAVIAACTLFLIIYWLSK; encoded by the exons ATGACGGATCCGATTCTGGATCTACAAGAATCGGGTTGGGAGGAACTGAGGCGAGAAGCTCGAAAGATCGAAGGCGATCTCGATGTCAAACTCTCTTCTTATGCTAAGCTCGGTGCTAGGTTCACCCAAGGAG GTTATTTAGATACTGGTTCGCCAACGGTTGGGTCAAGCAGGTCATGGAAGTCTATGGAAATGGAAATTCAATCATTGCTTGAGAAACTGCTGGATACAAATGATGCTATGAGTAGATGTGCTGCATCTGCTGCACCGACTACTTCAGTGACACAGAAGCTTGCAAGGCATAGAGACATACTACATGAGTTTACTCAG GAATTTAGAAGAATCAAGggaaatataaattcaatgaGGGAACATGCAGAGCTTCTGAGTTCTGTCAGGGATGATATCAGTGAGTATAAG GCATCTGGGAGTATGTCACCGAGAATGCAGTTACTCAGAGAGCGGGCAGCCATCCATGGAAGCATAGCTCAT ATAGATGATGTGATCAATCAAGCTCAAACGACAAGGGCAGTGCTGGGCTCCCAAAGAGCTTTGTTTGGAGATGTTCAAGGGAAAGTAAAACTTCTAAGTGACAAGTTCCCTGTTATCCGTGGCTTGCTTG GTTCTATCAGAAGGAGGCGTTCAAGAGACACTCTTATTCTGTCTGCAGTAATTGCAGCTTGTACGTTGTTCCTCATTATTTATTGGCTCTCAAAGTAA
- the LOC18614334 gene encoding Golgi SNAP receptor complex member 1-2 isoform X2, whose amino-acid sequence MTDPILDLQESGWEELRREARKIEGDLDVKLSSYAKLGARFTQGDTGSPTVGSSRSWKSMEMEIQSLLEKLLDTNDAMSRCAASAAPTTSVTQKLARHRDILHEFTQEFRRIKGNINSMREHAELLSSVRDDISEYKASGSMSPRMQLLRERAAIHGSIAHIDDVINQAQTTRAVLGSQRALFGDVQGKVKLLSDKFPVIRGLLGSIRRRRSRDTLILSAVIAACTLFLIIYWLSK is encoded by the exons ATGACGGATCCGATTCTGGATCTACAAGAATCGGGTTGGGAGGAACTGAGGCGAGAAGCTCGAAAGATCGAAGGCGATCTCGATGTCAAACTCTCTTCTTATGCTAAGCTCGGTGCTAGGTTCACCCAAGGAG ATACTGGTTCGCCAACGGTTGGGTCAAGCAGGTCATGGAAGTCTATGGAAATGGAAATTCAATCATTGCTTGAGAAACTGCTGGATACAAATGATGCTATGAGTAGATGTGCTGCATCTGCTGCACCGACTACTTCAGTGACACAGAAGCTTGCAAGGCATAGAGACATACTACATGAGTTTACTCAG GAATTTAGAAGAATCAAGggaaatataaattcaatgaGGGAACATGCAGAGCTTCTGAGTTCTGTCAGGGATGATATCAGTGAGTATAAG GCATCTGGGAGTATGTCACCGAGAATGCAGTTACTCAGAGAGCGGGCAGCCATCCATGGAAGCATAGCTCAT ATAGATGATGTGATCAATCAAGCTCAAACGACAAGGGCAGTGCTGGGCTCCCAAAGAGCTTTGTTTGGAGATGTTCAAGGGAAAGTAAAACTTCTAAGTGACAAGTTCCCTGTTATCCGTGGCTTGCTTG GTTCTATCAGAAGGAGGCGTTCAAGAGACACTCTTATTCTGTCTGCAGTAATTGCAGCTTGTACGTTGTTCCTCATTATTTATTGGCTCTCAAAGTAA
- the LOC18614332 gene encoding auxin-responsive protein SAUR36, whose product MRKIRGFKIGKRLVRISRWFIRKARNPRGYHHLTQAGSFCKSKTFSKLIGWGRRLTNGAKSICSVKPGSGYLPIGQDPVDEKPKEVPKGHLAVYVGQKDGDFHRVFVPVIYFNHPLFCELLREAEEEYGFTQPGGITIPCRFSEFERVQTRIAAGTGGRKLIWKRHH is encoded by the coding sequence ATGAGAAAGATAAGAGGTTTCAAGATCGGGAAACGGCTTGTCCGGATTTCCAGATGGTTCATTCGCAAAGCTCGGAACCCACGTGGATACCACCACCTGACGCAAGCAGGATCGTTCTGCAAGTCAAAGACTTTCTCCAAGCTCATCGGTTGGGGTCGCCGCTTAACTAACGGAGCCAAATCTATATGCTCGGTGAAACCAGGGTCGGGATACCTTCCCATTGGTCAAGACCCTGTCGATGAAAAACCGAAGGAAGTTCCGAAAGGACACTTGGCCGTTTACGTCGGTCAAAAGGACGGCGACTTTCACAGAGTTTTTGTGCCCGTTATTTACTTTAACCACCCTTTGTTCTGCGAGCTCTTGAGAGAAGCCGAAGAGGAGTATGGGTTTACGCAGCCAGGTGGAATCACGATTCCTTGCCGGTTCTCGGAGTTCGAGAGGGTCCAGACACGGATCGCCGCGGGAACCGGTGGAAGGAAATTGATATGGAAGCGCCACCATTGA